The Effusibacillus pohliae DSM 22757 genome has a window encoding:
- a CDS encoding methionine ABC transporter permease: MEWTFENVDWEEISTATLDTLTMLGLSTLFTVLIGLPLGVLLFLTSRGQLLENRIFYSIVSFVVNILRSVPFIILMILLIPFTKLIVGTSLGVQGSIPPLVIGAAPFFARLVETSLREVDRGVIEAAQSMGASNWQIIWNVLLPESRPGLIAGITITTVALVSYTAMSGVIGGGGLGDLAIRYGYQRFQTDVMLVTVAVLLVLVQILQTAGDRLVHRFSRK; the protein is encoded by the coding sequence ATGGAATGGACATTTGAGAACGTCGACTGGGAAGAGATTTCGACGGCAACGCTCGACACGCTGACGATGCTGGGGCTGTCCACTTTGTTCACCGTGCTCATCGGGTTGCCGCTCGGCGTTCTGTTGTTTCTGACATCAAGGGGACAGCTACTGGAAAATCGGATTTTTTATTCGATCGTCTCGTTTGTCGTCAACATCCTGCGGTCGGTGCCGTTCATCATCCTGATGATCCTGTTGATCCCATTCACCAAACTGATCGTCGGCACATCGCTTGGCGTGCAGGGATCGATTCCGCCGCTCGTGATCGGCGCCGCCCCGTTTTTTGCAAGGTTAGTGGAGACATCGCTGCGCGAAGTGGACCGCGGCGTGATTGAGGCGGCCCAGTCGATGGGAGCTTCCAACTGGCAGATCATCTGGAACGTGTTGCTGCCTGAATCACGGCCTGGACTGATCGCGGGGATTACGATCACAACCGTCGCGCTCGTCTCCTATACCGCGATGTCGGGTGTAATCGGCGGCGGTGGACTCGGAGACCTGGCGATCCGCTACGGCTACCAACGGTTCCAGACCGATGTGATGCTGGTAACGGTCGCGGTTTTGCTGGTGTTGGTGCAGATTCTGCAGACAGCGGGAGACCGCCTGGTGCACCGTTTCAGCCGGAAATAG
- a CDS encoding methionine ABC transporter ATP-binding protein translates to MIELRNLHKEYRVGKHSVPALRGIDLSIEKGEIFGVIGHSGAGKSTLIRCINLLERPTSGTVTVDGVNLTALDGRRLQEERRQIGMIFQHFNLLSSATVADNIVFPLKLAKRTQAEIDRKVGELLALVGLEAHRDKYPAQLSGGQKQRVGIARALANDPKVLLCDEATSALDPQTTNSILTLLRDINRQFGITIVLITHEMHVVRSICDRVAVIDGGRVVEAGPVANVFLKPHHPTTREFVEQVVDSLELQQVIAREKSAGHRTIVRITFLGEQTYQPILFRTMQEVGASFNILQGTISRMKDTPYGQLVVELEGGQMQVQQSIDRLRQHGLKVEVI, encoded by the coding sequence ATGATTGAACTGCGCAATTTGCACAAGGAGTACCGGGTTGGCAAACATTCGGTTCCCGCCTTGCGCGGAATCGATTTGTCCATAGAAAAAGGTGAAATTTTTGGCGTCATCGGCCATTCCGGCGCCGGCAAGAGCACGCTGATCCGCTGCATCAACCTGCTGGAGCGGCCGACATCCGGCACAGTCACCGTCGATGGAGTCAATCTGACAGCGCTTGACGGACGCAGGCTGCAAGAGGAACGTCGGCAGATCGGGATGATTTTTCAGCATTTCAATCTGCTGTCGTCCGCCACGGTCGCGGACAATATCGTGTTTCCGTTGAAGCTGGCGAAGCGCACGCAGGCGGAGATCGACCGGAAAGTCGGCGAACTATTGGCGCTGGTCGGCCTTGAGGCGCATCGGGACAAGTATCCGGCGCAATTGTCGGGCGGCCAGAAACAGAGGGTCGGCATCGCCAGAGCACTGGCGAACGATCCGAAAGTGCTCTTGTGTGATGAAGCGACATCGGCGCTTGACCCGCAGACGACCAATTCGATCCTCACGTTGCTGCGGGACATCAACCGCCAATTCGGGATTACGATCGTGTTGATTACGCATGAAATGCATGTGGTTCGCTCGATCTGCGACCGGGTGGCGGTGATCGACGGCGGCCGGGTTGTTGAGGCAGGGCCGGTGGCTAACGTGTTTTTGAAACCGCACCACCCGACAACCCGCGAATTTGTTGAACAGGTGGTCGACTCGCTCGAACTGCAGCAGGTGATCGCCCGTGAAAAATCGGCCGGTCATCGCACGATCGTGCGGATTACATTCCTGGGCGAGCAGACGTATCAGCCGATTTTGTTCCGGACGATGCAGGAGGTCGGTGCATCGTTTAACATTCTGCAGGGCACGATTTCCCGCATGAAAGACACGCCCTACGGGCAGTTGGTTGTTGAACTGGAAGGCGGGCAGATGCAGGTTCAGCAGTCGATCGACCGGTTGCGCCAGCACGGGCTGAAAGTGGAGGTGATCTGA
- a CDS encoding PilZ domain-containing protein gives MKQREFFRVPLTAFCSLRLRKLGSKLLPIGEEFEVEVQNISGGGLCFLSDRDLPVSEMLIWQFAIDVPEQKINVYGQLVWKKPEDSLLLYGAEFIFFEEKEQKNLIMQINQLQIRRRKKEKYMTE, from the coding sequence ATGAAGCAGAGAGAATTTTTCCGCGTTCCGTTGACCGCTTTTTGTTCGCTGCGCCTGCGCAAACTGGGGAGCAAACTGTTGCCGATCGGGGAAGAGTTTGAAGTGGAAGTGCAAAACATATCCGGCGGCGGTCTTTGCTTTCTGTCGGACCGGGATTTGCCCGTCAGCGAAATGCTGATCTGGCAGTTTGCGATCGACGTGCCGGAACAAAAGATCAATGTCTACGGTCAGTTGGTCTGGAAGAAGCCGGAAGACAGTCTGCTGTTATACGGGGCGGAGTTTATTTTCTTTGAAGAAAAAGAACAGAAGAACCTGATTATGCAGATCAACCAGCTGCAAATTCGCCGCCGGAAAAAAGAAAAGTACATGACCGAATAA
- the leuB gene encoding 3-isopropylmalate dehydrogenase: protein MPKIALLPGDGIGPEITAETVKVLETVGRHFSRSFEFATFSIGGDAIDRFGDPLPPQTLEGIRAADAVLLAAVGGPKWDHNPGHLRPETGLLRMRKELGVYANLRPVRAFEPLLHASTLKQEVLLGVDLLILRELTGGLYFGEKSRKPAVGGEVATDTLVYTTGEIERIVRMGFEVARTRRKRVHSVDKANVLESSRLWRETVERIAKEYPDVQYDHILVDTCAMQLIRNPRQFDVIVTENMFGDILSDEAAMLTGSIGMLPSASLGAGVALYEPIHGSAPDIAGKGVANPLGMILSAALMLRHSFGWEQEATVIEQAVAEVLAEGVRTADLAGPAEPTVSTSRMGDLIVQRISAKVPIV, encoded by the coding sequence ATGCCTAAGATCGCACTGCTGCCGGGAGACGGCATCGGCCCGGAAATCACCGCCGAGACCGTGAAAGTGCTGGAGACGGTCGGCCGCCACTTCTCCCGTAGCTTCGAGTTTGCAACATTTTCGATCGGCGGGGATGCGATCGACCGGTTTGGCGATCCGCTTCCTCCACAGACCCTGGAAGGCATCAGAGCGGCAGACGCCGTACTGCTGGCTGCCGTCGGAGGGCCGAAGTGGGATCACAACCCCGGTCATCTGCGCCCGGAAACGGGTCTGCTGCGGATGCGGAAGGAACTCGGTGTGTACGCGAATCTGCGGCCGGTTCGCGCGTTTGAACCGCTGCTGCACGCTTCCACTTTGAAACAAGAAGTGTTGCTTGGCGTCGACCTGCTGATTTTGCGGGAGCTGACCGGCGGTCTCTACTTCGGTGAGAAAAGCAGGAAACCGGCGGTCGGCGGCGAAGTGGCAACCGATACGCTCGTTTACACGACCGGCGAAATCGAGCGAATCGTCCGGATGGGGTTCGAAGTGGCGCGGACGAGAAGGAAACGGGTGCACTCGGTCGACAAGGCGAACGTCCTGGAATCGTCCCGCCTCTGGCGCGAGACAGTCGAGCGGATCGCCAAGGAGTATCCGGATGTCCAGTACGATCATATCCTAGTCGACACTTGCGCCATGCAGTTGATTCGCAATCCACGCCAATTCGATGTGATCGTGACGGAGAACATGTTCGGCGACATCCTGTCGGACGAAGCGGCCATGCTGACCGGTTCGATCGGTATGCTGCCGTCTGCCAGCCTGGGAGCGGGCGTCGCCCTGTATGAACCGATTCACGGGTCTGCCCCTGACATCGCGGGCAAGGGCGTCGCCAACCCGCTCGGCATGATTTTGTCCGCGGCACTGATGCTACGGCACTCATTCGGTTGGGAACAGGAAGCGACCGTGATCGAACAAGCGGTGGCAGAGGTGCTGGCGGAAGGGGTACGAACTGCCGATTTGGCAGGCCCCGCTGAACCGACCGTATCGACCTCCCGCATGGGAGACCTGATCGTCCAACGGATTAGTGCAAAAGTCCCGATCGTATAA
- a CDS encoding 2-isopropylmalate synthase has translation MRTIEVFDTTLRDGEQSPGVSLTQEEKMEIARQLARLGVNVIEAGFAASSKGDFESVQRIANEIRGVSVCSLSRAVQNDIEQAYAALKGAEHPRIHVFLATSPIHMQHKLKMTPEQVLEQIDAAVRLARKYFPDVEFSPEDAGRSELDFLVKVAEVAAKAGATVLNIPDTVGYLTPEEYAHLFRYVREHAKGIEKLKLSAHCHDDLGLATANTLAAIAAGVDQIEGTINGIGERAGNVAIEEVALALATRPNVYQAATSLDLSQIARTSRLVSKLTGMVVQPNKAIVGANAFAHESGIHQDGMLKEKSTYEIIRPETVGMADTKLVLGKHSGRHAFKEHIKSLGYELEGEALNNVFRKFKDLCDKKKYVTDEDILSLLLEYEVDSSQVAYRLEFMHVSCGTQGVPTATIGLHDDEKGLLQEAAVGNGAVDAIYRAIDRITDEPVELLHYQIDSVTGGQDALGEVRVQVRQGDIVANGRAVSTDVLEASARAYLDAINRMIIKRMDTLGKEFRRRKEQVDVHA, from the coding sequence ATGCGCACGATTGAGGTATTTGACACCACGCTGCGGGACGGGGAACAGTCCCCTGGCGTCAGCCTGACGCAAGAAGAAAAAATGGAGATTGCCCGGCAGCTTGCCCGACTGGGTGTCAACGTCATTGAGGCGGGATTTGCAGCTTCCTCCAAGGGAGATTTTGAATCCGTTCAGCGGATTGCGAACGAAATCCGGGGAGTCAGCGTTTGTTCGCTGTCGCGCGCGGTGCAAAACGACATCGAGCAAGCGTACGCAGCATTGAAAGGGGCGGAGCATCCACGCATCCACGTGTTTCTTGCGACCTCCCCGATTCACATGCAACACAAGCTGAAGATGACTCCGGAGCAAGTTTTGGAGCAGATTGACGCGGCCGTCCGGCTGGCCCGCAAATATTTTCCCGATGTCGAATTTTCGCCAGAAGATGCGGGCCGCAGCGAACTCGATTTTCTGGTGAAAGTGGCGGAAGTGGCGGCGAAGGCGGGAGCTACCGTGTTGAACATTCCCGATACGGTTGGCTACCTGACCCCGGAGGAATACGCCCACTTGTTCCGGTACGTTCGGGAACATGCGAAGGGGATTGAGAAGCTCAAATTGTCCGCCCATTGCCACGACGATCTCGGTTTGGCGACCGCCAACACATTGGCCGCCATCGCGGCGGGCGTCGATCAGATCGAGGGAACGATCAACGGGATCGGCGAACGGGCCGGTAACGTGGCGATCGAGGAAGTGGCGCTGGCGCTTGCTACCCGGCCGAATGTGTACCAGGCGGCGACCAGTCTAGATCTCTCGCAGATCGCCCGCACCAGCCGGCTGGTATCGAAGCTGACCGGCATGGTCGTCCAGCCGAACAAAGCGATCGTCGGAGCCAACGCATTCGCCCACGAATCGGGGATTCATCAGGACGGCATGTTAAAGGAAAAATCGACCTATGAAATCATCCGTCCGGAAACGGTCGGCATGGCGGACACCAAACTGGTACTTGGGAAACACTCGGGCCGCCACGCGTTCAAGGAGCACATCAAGTCGCTCGGCTACGAACTGGAAGGCGAAGCGTTGAATAACGTGTTCCGCAAGTTCAAAGATCTCTGCGACAAGAAAAAATACGTGACCGACGAAGATATCCTGTCCCTGCTGCTCGAATACGAAGTCGACTCTTCGCAGGTGGCCTATCGTTTGGAGTTTATGCACGTATCGTGCGGCACGCAAGGAGTTCCCACCGCGACGATCGGACTGCACGATGATGAAAAAGGGCTGCTGCAGGAAGCGGCGGTTGGCAACGGTGCGGTGGACGCGATCTATCGGGCGATCGACCGCATCACCGATGAGCCGGTCGAACTACTGCACTACCAGATCGATTCGGTGACGGGCGGCCAGGATGCGCTCGGCGAGGTGCGCGTCCAGGTTCGTCAGGGCGACATTGTGGCAAACGGCCGCGCCGTCTCGACCGACGTGCTGGAGGCGAGCGCCCGCGCCTACCTGGATGCGATCAACCGCATGATCATCAAGCGGATGGACACGCTCGGCAAAGAGTTCAGACGCCGGAAAGAGCAGGTGGATGTGCATGCCTAA
- a CDS encoding ketol-acid reductoisomerase: protein MKMYYDHDADLKFLQGKTVAVVGYGSQGHAQAQNLRDSGVKVVVAARPGKSWTQAEQDGFEVMTVADTAKVADIIQILMPDERQAQTYREEIAPHLRAGQMLMFSHGFNIHFGQINPPNYVDVAMVAPKSPGHLVRRVYTQGAGVPGLLAVHQDATGQAKQIALAYAKGIGCTRAGVIETTFREETETDLFGEQAVLCGGVSALVKAGFETLVEAGYRPEIAYFECLHELKLIVDLMYEGGLSRMRYSISDTAEFGDYVTGPRIVTEETKREMRKVLEEIQRGEFAKKWILENQAGRPSYNAIKRQEAEHPIEQVGAQLREMMSWIQK, encoded by the coding sequence ATGAAAATGTATTATGACCATGATGCGGATTTGAAATTCCTGCAAGGTAAAACGGTTGCGGTGGTCGGATACGGCTCGCAGGGCCACGCGCAGGCGCAGAACCTGCGCGATTCCGGTGTGAAGGTAGTGGTGGCCGCCCGTCCCGGCAAGTCTTGGACGCAAGCGGAACAGGACGGGTTTGAAGTGATGACGGTGGCGGATACGGCAAAAGTGGCCGACATCATTCAGATTCTGATGCCGGATGAGCGCCAGGCGCAAACCTACCGCGAAGAGATTGCGCCGCACCTGCGGGCCGGCCAAATGCTGATGTTCTCACATGGTTTTAACATTCACTTCGGGCAGATCAATCCGCCGAACTATGTCGATGTAGCGATGGTTGCTCCAAAGAGCCCGGGCCATCTGGTACGCCGGGTCTATACGCAGGGCGCTGGAGTGCCGGGATTGTTGGCGGTTCATCAGGATGCAACCGGCCAGGCGAAACAGATCGCACTCGCCTATGCGAAAGGCATCGGCTGCACCCGGGCGGGCGTGATCGAGACGACCTTCCGGGAAGAAACGGAAACTGATCTGTTCGGCGAACAGGCAGTCCTTTGCGGCGGCGTCAGCGCCCTTGTCAAGGCAGGGTTTGAAACGCTGGTGGAAGCGGGCTACCGGCCGGAGATTGCGTATTTTGAATGTCTGCACGAGCTGAAGTTGATCGTGGACCTGATGTATGAGGGCGGGCTGTCCCGCATGCGTTACTCGATTTCCGACACGGCCGAGTTTGGCGATTACGTCACCGGGCCGCGGATCGTGACGGAGGAGACGAAGCGGGAGATGCGGAAAGTGCTGGAAGAGATTCAGCGCGGGGAATTCGCGAAAAAATGGATCCTCGAAAATCAGGCTGGGCGTCCGTCGTACAATGCGATCAAGCGGCAGGAAGCGGAACATCCGATCGAACAGGTCGGTGCCCAGCTGCGCGAAATGATGAGCTGGATCCAGAAATAG
- the ilvN gene encoding acetolactate synthase small subunit, translating into MRHTLSVLVNDQPGVLARVAGLFSRRGYNIDSLTVGPAEEPGLSRMTITTIGDEATLEQVMKQLHKLIDVIKVQDITREPMVERELLLIKISANPATRSEIAGIVEPFRASVVDVGRSSMIIQATGNREKNDALIELLRPYGIKEIARTGATALVRSQVAARVK; encoded by the coding sequence ATGAGGCATACCTTGTCGGTGCTGGTCAATGACCAACCGGGCGTGCTGGCGCGCGTAGCGGGATTGTTTTCCCGCCGCGGCTACAACATCGACAGCCTGACGGTCGGACCGGCGGAAGAGCCCGGGCTGTCCCGGATGACGATCACCACGATCGGCGATGAAGCGACGCTCGAGCAGGTGATGAAGCAGCTGCACAAGCTGATCGACGTGATCAAGGTGCAGGACATCACGCGCGAACCGATGGTGGAGCGTGAACTGCTGCTGATCAAAATCAGCGCCAACCCGGCCACCCGCAGCGAGATCGCGGGCATCGTCGAACCGTTTCGCGCCTCGGTGGTCGATGTCGGCCGCTCGTCGATGATCATTCAGGCGACCGGAAACCGCGAGAAAAACGACGCGTTGATCGAACTGCTCCGCCCTTACGGCATCAAGGAGATCGCGAGAACCGGCGCCACCGCATTGGTGCGCAGCCAGGTTGCCGCACGGGTTAAGTGA